The sequence GGCATTGACCTAATTGAGTATCGTTGTTGTTATAACAGGGGAACAGCTGATTTCCTGGCTTTAAACCACTACACATCAAGAATAGTTGAAAATGGTACCTATGGAGAGGTACCGTCTCAAGACAACGATCAAATGGTGCTTCCAACCATGGACGAATCTTGGAAATCATCAGCCTCTAAATGGTTGAAAGTGAGtacattttcgaacactaaaTGCAATAGCCTCAAAGTAGAAGAGGGAAGCTTGAGGTTGATAGTTTTCATGATTATCTTGGTATTGTAGGTTGTACCTGAAGGATTTCGACTCTGTCTCCGTAAATTGGCAGAGCACTATGGAAATCCACCCATATATATCACTGAGAGCGGTTTCTCCGATCGTGGAACTTTAAACGATGACGATAGAATCGATTACTATCGCGAGTACTTAAAACAGATGCTTCTCGCCCACTATGTCGACGGTGTCAATGTGCGTGGATACCTGCTGTGGTCGCTTCTTGATAATTTCGAATGGGACAAAGGATACAAGTACGTgcttataaaattaataacattcttTCAGCCGTGTGTACGTAACGTGAGATTGCTTCATCAGATGTTCATTATCATTTACGTAATAGTATATTTTTTGCTTTTTCGTAATTCGACGACATTTTACGAAACGTTTGATATTTAGAGAATTCGAATGTTGTCAAACATTTGTGTAAACAGAAATAATCTATAAACTCGGACCTTTGAAGAATCTCATTCTTTCCATGTTCACAAACAGAAAAATGAAGATCAAAGAACCGTGgtttattttaaagaaattatcATTCATTCGCGTATTATTGTGAATTAATCATTGTGtggtaaatataaatatttcaatttgcaGTGAACGTTTTGGCATCGTATCCATTGACTTCAACGATCCGAACAGGCCACGAACTTTGAAGAAATCCGCTACTTGGTGGCAGAAGATTATCAGTGACAGAAAACTTGACCAATAATCGTAATCGTCGTGCTCTGAATGATCTTACATAAGAGTATGATTGATCATGGCAATTTGTTCTTCGTTTCCCGTTATGTACACAACTTttgtttacaaatttttaataaatcaatatcCTTATATTTGTACAGGAGTCTCGATTTTAAGGGAGGAGAGTTGATTCGACGTGCGTTTGTCCGTGCCACGTTTTAACCCCATCCGTATTGGAAGATCGAATTGGCGGAGGGGGAGATAAGGCGTCAGGTACGAAGGGATAGAGATAAGGGTTCGAGTTGTAAATGTTCCAGTTCCTATCTCGTTTTTACAGCTTCCTATTTAACTAGGCAGCAAAAAAAGCGGAATGGAAAATAGAGGATCTCAAATTGGCAAGCGGAATATCCTGCAATTATCTGGGAACGTCGTGCGTGTTACGTCTAGGGACCGGCTCGTAAACGTACGAAACAATCGAATACAGACACGCGTTCGATCAATTGCCTGTTCCCATGGACGACACGATGATTTATAGGGATGATACGTTTGATACCGTATTCGGGATCGATGGTATACTCGTGTTGCCATTATAACCGAGAAACGTTGAATTCCATGCAAATTAGGAACGATTCAGGACGCGGCTGGGTCTCGTTGAGAATTGACTCGAAAACGATACGTATGAACTCGAAACACCTATCTATTCGTGTCTCGTAGACTAATGACATTTTATCAGGCCAGAAAGTGTTGTTATCCATTTTCTATTCTCGCTTCGTATCGTTGACTCGTGTGAACGGAAGTAATTTGTAGCAGCGTGACGTCCGAAATGGTGCAGAATAAAAGCAGCAGCGAGCCTAAGGACAGACTCGCAAATCCTGAAGAATCCTCGTTCCCCAGTGCAAATATTACGGGCGTATAATATATGCAGAGAGCCTGGAAATCCGTGCTTTGGAATCCCATGCGAGGGATTAGCCATCCACCGTTCGGAGAGCTAAGTAAATTCAAGGGACAACGGTCTGGAGAAATGCTGGTATATCcagttaattttattacaggaGGAGACGAAGGAGCAAGTAAATGTTTTAGATGACGTAGAGATAGAAGAATAGTCTGACCAAATACGatagaatttgatctattTCTGGTACGGTTGGTTTTCTATTTTGTTTGATTACCGTGcattgaaaatagaaaatctagTTATTTCTACATTCGGTAGTGTGTTTCCTAGGTGTAATGTTAGTATTTGCACTCTGTTATCAAAATAGTTACGAAGCTTAAGCAGAGCGCCCGTTATGTACATAGAAATTCTTATCAGCAAAACATCGTGAATCTTCGTGCAAACATAGATATCCAAGTAAATAGATCTACTCCCGACTATAGAGAACTGTAGAATTTAACAGGTTATTTATCTTTTCATTCACGTTTCCTCGCACGTGTTCATGAAACTTCAGCATTGCTATCACTCTTTAATCCGTTAGATTAACTTAGTTTAAAGTAACTACCAGAATCTCAAATCGAGAATGCACTTTATATATACGAAACAGTCCACTCCGTAATTGTCGAGAATTCGACGAGCAGcggaagaaatagaaaatggCTCTTCGTTCAGTCGCGAAGCACTGGGTAAAATACGCAGAGAGAATTGAAAATTCTCGAGATGTCGGGAGATCTAATTGCGAAAGTTCACGGCGACGACACGAGATACAATAATTGGCGGAAGATTCAATGAAACAATGGCGAGATGCAGCTTTGCACCTTCTCCTTCTCCGTTTCGTTTTCTTTCAGTTCCACTTCTTTTGTCCCCGGTCACTCGAGTCGCGTTCCTGACAAACGGCTTTCTGTCTGTTATATCGTGATTCTCGAAGGCGTTTGCCTTTGCCGGATCGGCGAAGGAGCTTGAAAAGTGTCCTGGACGAGCGAGGGACGTGTTATCAAGTGTAGAAACAAAGAGGCTTCCTTGTAGCGCCGGTTCACTGGACAGAAACCAttcgataaaagaaaatatcgctGTCTCCTTATCGTTTTCTGATAATCTCCTCGCCACTGTGAAGAGACTTTTCGATTCTGTCCGATTGCAGCGCTGTAGGATCTTTCAGAAATTAAAATCGAGACAGTCCAATACAACGATAGTCGAAAATAATTTGTACCTATCTCAGTTTACGATTAAAATGGAGTAAATTTAACTTTATTTAGGGGACGATCTGATATACCACGATCACAACGTCAAGAAATGTCTGCAGTCTCTTCCAGAATGGTCCCCACGTTCGCCTCCATTTCCCATGTGAATTCGTGAGAGGGTAACACGAACTCTCCGAGCGCGTGATCCTTGACGGAGGGTAATGCTAACGAGCTTAGTCCTGCGGTCACGTATAACGTTAGAGTCTCTGTCAGTTCTTAAACTACACGCGATGTTCGAGGATTATCACGTAAGGGGATTATTAATTGCATGTAGACATTTCAAGAAACGAATTTAGGGCAtgcatttaaatgaaattgcgAAAATAAAAAGGGTGATATTTAGGGATTTCTTTATTCTGTAAATTGTGGTGTAACTGGGAAAATAATCACGATATTGTAAATGCGAGCGATGGGATTTATGGCCGAGGTGACATTGGACATTTACATTAATGTAAACGTTAGAAGTATTTAAATCGTTGATATCAATGACACATGTCAAGAATGTTATCGTTCAGCAATAATGTATGCAGTTTAATTGTTACATAGttggaatattttataatactgaCCACTGCTGTAATTGTCACTGCAGTTTCGATTCGTTTCGTTAACAAATACATGGCTCcctttataatttataatttataattaatcgtAAATGAAAATAGGAAGAGTTTAAATCAATTAGATCAAATAAACTGGTACTATTTTTATCGTTCTTTTAAAGAGTTGTCCATTTCTTAATTGCATCGAATGAGGGTTTAATAATATCCAATCGACTAGATACGCTCTGAAGTTGTTGAATCGAAGAggatattaaaaatagaagTGAGGCATAATGATAAGACGCTTTACCGGAAATTTATCGAAGAATTTCCTTGAGGAACGTTAAATCGTTCATAACTAGCAGAACCTTTCCGTCAATCGTTCGATTTTAGCGATAAATGAAGTTGAAACTCTTGAAGGAGCGCAATCGAGAGACATTACTCTCGGGAAATGTCCTTTGAACAGTTTAAATCGCAAGTTGTGGCTGGCTAATAAAAGCTCAGTGGAAAACAGAATGAAACGGAAGAACTTTCTGCAAAATGTCACTATTGTATCTCTTCGAATGGATTTAATCGTAAAACGACATCGAACGTCATCGATCTAAACTTTAGCGATATTAAAGATTGCAATCCTCGTTGCATCAGAACTGATTTGTACAATTAAACgattgaaatgaattttccaTTCTATTTTTCATAACTGGCTCAATGCCGTTAATTTAAAAACCGAGAAGCAATTATTTCAGTGATACATTGTATATGATGTCGAATAATTACTCGTGAAAACCCGgcgtaatgaaaaaaaattcggTATCACATAATTACCTACACATCTTCGCAGTGATGAACGAACGTGCAACGCTTTTGAGAATCCAACATTAATTACGCtgctattaaaataaaaatatttcaacgcgACTTTCCTCGTACACAATATGGCTAAGAGAAATAGAATAAAGGATGATGTGAACACGAGACACCAGCCGTTAAACTATTAAACTTACAGTAGGCTTGATTAACTTTTGGTTTCTCgatcgataaaatttatattgtgAAACACCTAATGCTATCTAATTATTAACTTTTCTTTTGCTTCTGCACCGCAGAGCTCAAAAATCGTTTGTAAAGATGCACTGCAAGTGTAGCGACAATGTTCACCAATTTCGATGcgatcacaaatacaacgatCGTTAAAAACATCACTACGTCTATGTCGTAACGCTGGTACCAAGGCTGCCCGGCTAAAGTTGAACGAAGATGAGGTGCACCCTTGTGTCGAATCACATACTCTGTCCACCAAACGAGATTGTCTATTAAATCGTATGGATTATCTCTAATGAGATCCCGAAGGTGAATCATTCTCTCCTTGTACCTGGAACAATGATTATAATTTTTGCTTGTCATTTCGACTTGACCTTacgaatataaaatttcatatctaTTTTCGCTGATCATCGCATTGCCATAGTATCCTTACATTTTAAAACAAGCTTCAATTGAATTCAAAtatattctgaaattttacGTATACTCACTCTTTATTAGTGATAATCTCCCTAATGGCGCCGTCCAATTCTTCCCTCGTGACTGTTAGAATTTCCATACGTTTTCCAACGCGAAGAGTATCTATCCTGGCTACTTGATAATCTTGATCAGCAAGAATCGGGAAGCCCAATAGCGGGACAGCAAAATTCACAGCTTCTTCCGTACTTTGTAATCCACCCTGGTATATGAACAGCTTGATGTTCGGATGAGCTGCGAACACAATGAAAGACGATTAGTGGCAATAAAACGGAAGAATGCTGTTTACGGTACGAGCGTTCGTGGAAGATAAATGTCGCTTTACCGAGAATACTTTGTTGAGGTAACCACTTCGAGGCGTATACGTTGTCGAGTTTCACCGGTAAGTCGTTCTCGTACTTCCACACGACTTTGTACGGCAATTTCGCGAACACGTCGAAGAAAACCTGTTGAACCGCCATCGGTATGTCTGCACTTCTCGCGTTGCTACCGAGACTGAAGTAGATGAATCCTTCCTTCGCTTCGGCTAAGAAACGCTGCAGGTCCTGCGATAATATTATCGAATTAACCTAACGTAGACTCGATTTAACGAGTCTTATAATTTGCACCGTTCAAGGTGGAAAATACCTTCGGCAGAGGGGCAGGATTTTCATTGACGTGGAAAGAAGTGAAGGTGATCATGTTCGGTAACTTCGGACGAGCTGGCGTCAAAGCATCCGCCTGATTGACGAATAGAAGACTAGCATTTCTCGTAATGTCAGTCAGCGGAGGTAGACGCATACCGAGGTAATGTTCGGCCATCTCTTGATGGCGAGGAATATCGCGGTACATCGAGTATGTTATTCGCCACAAGGATACGTAATTCCACAACCTCCTCCAAAATGATAAGTTCGGACCGGTGTTTGCTTCCATCTCCCAAGTGTACTCGTGAGAAGGCAATATGAATCCTCCGAGATCATGTTCCTGGATGGCAACGAGTCCTAACGAACTTAATCCTGCAACCGTAAGAaacgtaattataaaaaaatcgTTAGGTGTTAATTGGTTATAGAtcgaaattcaaagaaatacCTATGAGAGGAGCGTCGAATCTGTAAGCTAAGGCAGGCACCGAATGCATGTACAGTAGCTCCGTCAAAACAACGTCAAACTTTTCTTTACTGCCAGGCGCGCACAATCGTCGCACCTCCGTATTGTTTAGAACAGATTCAGCGAAAGTATAGCTCAAGTCGAATAAATAACTCTCCGCGAACGTTATCCAGCTTACTCCTTCGAATCGGAGTTTCAAGAAGTTGAGGGCTTGCAGATCTTTGTAACTACTGCTTATGTCGATTTGAGTAAAATTCTTCGTGGTCATGTTGGCGATCGGATTCGCCGTAACGAGCACCACGTCGTGGCCACGTTTGTGCAATTCTGTCCATAATTTTCTGTACGGGATCTGGTGGCTGTACGATGGCGTCGGGACCACCGCCAAGATTCTGGCGCCGCGAGTCTCCTCGAGAACGCACACCGCGCAGACGACGCACAGTACGACCGCAACGTTCAACTTCATGCTTCTCGGTGCAGTGATGAACTGTTTCGATACCCGGATAGGGAGCTACTAAAAGGAAAACCTGCACGTCACTTCTATGTTTACGCAATATGAACTTCGAGGCGGTACGATATCAGCAGCGCTTTATTTTCCAAACTATCACTGTTATTGCTGAATCACTATGTTCACCAGGCTACAACGTTTGTTACTATAACCGTTATCTATGGCAGTAATAATGTCTATTTAGAGATGCGGGGATGTCAGTTCTATCGGGGATCAGTCTGACCTTCCGTCGGATGGATAATCCTGACAGTTAGTAATGAATCCGTAATTGATCAATTGACTTTATCACACGTGGGACGAGCACGTGTACTTTTACTCGAACGATTAATTGAACTAGTAATCGTTTTCCTGATGATCTGAACTTATATACGATTTCGATATCTTGGTAACCTTGATAAGTTTGCTATATTTTGAAATAGGGGTTAAGTTATACAATTTCATTTGTTCGTTCACATCGGAGAAGGAGAATTTACATCCCACTTCACGTTCAGATACAGAACGTACGattgtaatttttcaagaaatgatacaaaatggaattttttatttcagtccACGTGAAAAGTAGAAGTTGCATTGTCATTGGATTTCATGAAatcaaatcatttttaatttttttcagtAACGCTTTATAGTCTAGTCATGTCTGATACGTAGCGAAAGAAATTGATTCgataatttctaaattaacaaaGTTTCGATAGCGAAACGAGAAACGCTTACTCATGATTAATCTCATTTAATATTCAACGCATCCTTCGCTAATCTATCGTCAAATAACAAAGTTTCGTTCCGTATCTAGAATTAATTTCTATGTAGACATGCTGCAACATTAGGAAACATCTAATCGTTAACGGCAGAAATGGTTTCGTAACTTGCTCGGCGCACGTGAAGTGACACGAGAAGATGTGCTGATAAATGATACCTCGTTTCAAATCATCGTAGTTAATACACTTTACAAGTGCTTCTTTTTCACAatgtctttgaaataaataatccTCTTAAGCAAGATACTAagtatttttctataaaatataaaatatccaAGTTGTACAGtgataacaaaaataaaaatataaagcaAGGTATTGTCATAGGAATGACTAGCATTTTATGAAACcttcttaaaattaaaaagtgttGGACTTTTAATCAAAATCGATATCGTATCGATGGTTACTGAACTATAAATTTCATGATAAATCTATTTTGCGCGCTAAGAAGATAGACAGAGCGtattaatgaaatatgaatTACGAAAAGCGAGCAATCGACAGGATTTTAATACTTTTGCGATTTACTGTATGCTTCCTTGTTGCTCTATGAACCGACAATTGCTACTAATTGGATCAGTAGCGTCACATTCTAGTTCAGCATACTTTACAATCGACTATACGATGCAGCGAATCGTCGTCGTAGACCAACATCAGCACAATTGGTCGTTACGCCATCAGAAGCGGTAACCGTGAAAATTACTTTTGATAGAGAGAGCATCACCTCGAACGGGTCACGGTCAATTTGCATAGCAATACACGAGGCGGGTCGAGTGAAACCAACTTCTCGATGAAACGGTGAAATTCGTTCGAAAGTAAGAGCTCGTCTTGTCTCGTCCAGCGAAGCGTGTTCCACGAGAAACGTCTACGAACTcgtctatcttttcttttctttttttcccctcttttaTACTTTGcgctcttttttttccaaagAAGCCGCAAACTCGGTTTCCCTTCTCGATCAGCAAAGTGAAATCCTGTTCCGATGGTGTTGTCGCAACGTAACGCAGAGCGGAACGATTTTCCGCGAGCAGCTTCGTCACGTTCTTTAACCACCTCCGTTAAATCACCGATAATTGTCCGCTTCACGAGCCATCGCGAGGGGAATTCAATTTCCTCGAAGTTGGGTAAAAAAGAGCATGGGGCGACAACTTTTCACGCGGGGAACACCAAAATTGGATTCTACCGAAAGGATCGAAGCTTGCCTGCACGATTTTCTGCTTTCGTTTCTGTTACACCGTCTCTCGAATCGATCACATTCCATCGAAACTTTCCGTTCAATTATTCCAGGATAGAATTCCGAACGTTTGGTGCTTTTACGAAAGACGGGTTACATAATTTTTGGATTTTTCTCGGTCACCGATGCTATTCGATTCGATTTCATTTCTGCAACGTGCGCACCGATCGAATCTTCTTTCGAATcgattcttcttttatttatttcgatGATGTAGGAGGAAAGTGATCTGCGTTTCTATCTTCATAGCTCGAATTAGATACGGATTTGCGAAAAGACTCATCAATCAGCATGATTCGTGGAAAGCGTGTTTATGGCCGAGCAAGCGAATGGAACGAATTCCTCGGTAGACAAACATTTGCTGGTGAACTCGAGCTGATACGATCGTGGTCTCTTTTCGCTCGACTGCGTCGATAAACAGCTGGCTGGATTTTATGAACTGCTCTATGCGAATGCATAGGGTGTTTCAAAAATATGCGTTAGAAAAATCATATACACAATTGTATTTTTGCCAAACTATGAATTTGTTCAACAGAGATCACTCTTCAAATACATTTTATCAATGTTGACTCATTGACTACTGCAGCTCTGAAGAAcctaaaaataatatttctatttttaacaaatattatctattatctTCATCATACCCTGTTATCTCTATTACTCATCCCAAGTGTTGAATATATTCCTATTTAGATAAGTAACAgagtttttaataatattgatttttatgaaaattcaatttcttcttgAATATCTCTTATTTCTAAAGCACCCTGTAATATTCGAATAGATACACGATGGATGGTCGGGGTTCGTGTTGCACGGTCGCCCGAGACTCTGGTGGCTTGCCAAAGTGCCATCGATCTTTTCCATCCCGTCGAAGAAATTGCATAGCTACGTGGATCGTGAAGCGTATCCGTACACGCGACGCGTATACGGTACGCCACGTTTCGCGAAGCTGGAACGCCATGGTGTCGTTCAGCCGGCTGCGACCGGAAACGACGCCGTTGGGTGCGTTCCGGTACCGTCGTCGCCGCTAAAACCCTCTCCTAGTAACGCTTGATTTTCACGATCGCAACGTTACCCCGTGGAAAATCGCGTTGAGAAGTTACCCAACCGCGAGAACACTTTCCTTCGATTTCACGGAGGATTGTTTTGACGACGTTTGCCACCCCATCAGATCCACCCCCGCACGAATTCATTGAAATTCGGTGCGCGACGGATTATATTACCTATTTCGATCGCTTAGAGTTTAATGTCAATCGTTAACCGTCTGTAGATTCTAATGGACTGCTATGGAAGCAGCAACTTTTAGCCGttgaagaaatattattcGTATTTTACCGAGACACGCGAGCGATTCGTGGTTACCACGGCACGAACGAGACTCTTCTGCAAGTTCATCGTGCGGTCAGATTCGAGACAGCAATCGGTGCTATTCGCATGTTGTGTCTCGCTCAAGGTTCGCCGGTATAATTAAGAAGAGTCTCGTCCTTGTCGACTAACGCGTACCTCGACCTCGGTACTGCCTGGCACTCAGATTTTCGAGAACATGCAAACCGTTTTCCGCCAACAGAAATCCACTTGCATGATGTCATCGACTTAATCATCTACAATTGCTTACCCTTTCGATCGTTAGCATTTTATTACACACGTTGCATCCCATCAATTGTTTCGACCGCtaaaattgtattatgtaACGTCctttatttatcattaatattattattacatttttgagttatgatttaaatattaataagcaGTAATAAGCAGCTGATGCGAATGATATACAAATGACATCGTCATCGCGTTTATCATATGCAAGTCACTAATATGTTATATAGCTTTGCAATTTAATGTCATGTTTCGTCATTATACATATTATCTAATGTATGTTTAAACATACTTTTGTTATCATTTCAAACATAAAACTTACACAATGCACGTGATTTCTTCATTGTAGATAACGCAACTGGTACTCGCGTTCAAGTTTATCTTctaagaagaaaatgaaagtcATTCTTCTTCTATCATATAACTATTTTTTTATGAGATAAACTACGGCATaggaaaattgcaattaactGCCCTATAATACATTAGTTCAACTAGATTAACACTGAACCTACTGAGCTAATTAAGGCCCGATCATGAATCTAGATTCTAGAAGTAAAttagttttgtaatttcaaaacATGTACTTGTCCTGCTGTAATTATTCAGTCGTTTCGATTTTTATCTCAGTTGACAAAGCaataaaacgaaaatattaatagtgcACTCGTAAAACGTTTCCGTCAGAAGGCACGCAATTCAATACGATCGTGGTATACTTGTTTCTTATTCCGTCATTAACTTTGTacactacaatcattataaACGCCGGGTACGTTAATTGCCCTCGATAACTCGTAATTGGCACCACTGTACGTAATCATTTTCACCACCATATCAAATGCATGCAAGAAGATCACACGACACCgaggaaaataatatttctataattatttaatatggTATTTCGTGCAATATTTCTGCCGCGTTCTACTGTCTGCTAATTGAATTCAAAGTGATTATCATGACCCGATAAATCGGCGCGAAAGATTGATTAAAGCAGTTTGTTTGACGAATCGATGGAGCGAGGTAAACGTCCAGCATCAGAATATCGAAACGGTTAAACGAAACGCGACACCATTTCATTTTAAGTATCTTGAAGATTACGATAATTAGTATGTAACGAAATTACCAGAATAATTTTAGTAGCACTGAGAATCTCCCTTAACGCTTTAAGcgtttaatttcttaattgaGCTCTATCACTTCTCCGAAACTTTAATTCATCGATCGTACAACTTATCCTCAAGTCTTCTAAGAAATCTACATCCCATTTCAGTAGATTCCTGGAAACCCTTGCATCGCTCGAAGGAAGAAAGAATCAGCTCGCACGAGACATTCAACAGCACGGTTGACAATCGTCTCTGTTTCCGTGAAAGCACGTCTGCTGTTTGATCGCGGATTCTCTTTAGCTAGTTCAATTTTCGAAACAACGAACGGGAACAATAAGGCAGAAGAAGTTGGAAGAAGAGGAACGGAAGTTatagggaaaaaggaagaatTCGATTAAACCCTGCATCGTCGAAGCAGCACCGACACGTTTCACGGTTGCTCGCTTtcattccttttctttccCGCGCCGACACGCGCCCGTTTTACGTCGTGAACTTTAATGAAATACGTAAGAAAGTGTTATTGGATCGCGAAGTAAAGATTGtgctatttaaaattaattataacaaaaataaatataaatattgtcATTCTATtacctttttctttatttctacATCCTTCTGTCTACGttgttatacatttttttgCGAATTAAATGCTTAGAAAAAACTACAGGTGACGGGTGACGAGATTCGCACCAGGAATCGGTGCAATTTTCACCCCGATAGGGAGCCGGTTTCCGGTGTCATATCGACGAACGGGGCTGGCACGATTGGACGAAACACGCGTGGCTGTGTACGCGCATACACGCAGGGGATGAATCCCCATGGAATCGCCGGGGGAATAGGCTAAGAGAGCACTCGAGGATGCCTGGATCCCGGGTGCTGAATGGCAGGAGAAGTGGCGGACATTCGTAGCCTGCGAAGCTCATTGGTCCGTAGCTGACGCGTACAAGGAAATGACATTTAACGGATTAAAAGCGACCATCCAGAAATAGAGGCAGACAGAGAGGTAATGCGTGAAAACTCGATAACGGCCGGCTTCAGCTAgattgtatttttcttttattttgtattattctGTTTTTCGACGAACGAGCTCGAAACTCcgctatttttatttcgtatTCAAGTTTCACGTATACACGCGACGGGCCTATTGATTTCACCTAAACCGATTGCCATTCTACGATATCGCTTTACCTCCGACACCATTCGATTGATAATTACTTATCTACGTGTTAAAGTTATTTTTGAAGCGAATATGTATTCTGAAGTCTTTCTTGCATCATGCTCTACTACAGCTACCAAGAGtccgtccggaaggtcggcgacgcacggtagaCTCTGATTCTTCTGTTTCGTGTGAAACTTAGATCCTTGTTCTTCAGTACTTTAAAATAGACAGAATGAAAACTTTTGAAAGATTCTGAGATAACAGAAATAAATACCAGTAGCAAGACATTTTGAACACCCGTTCCATAGAATTTTCCAAGCAGCTGCTGCACCGGGGCGCATGCGGTCCGCGTGTCGCCGTTCTGTTTGACCAGCCGCTAACGAACTATGAATTCGTGGTGCAcaaaaaaagggaaaacaaGCGACGTTGACGCGAAGGTACGAGTTTTTCCTAAAATTTTCCGAGGAAACTCGATGAATTATTCACTTCCTTGAACGAACCTAAACCCCCGGTGGTTGCATCTGTGAAAACGAATCATTCGAGAGGAACTCTCGCGATGAGATGGTTTGTCTCGACGGGGGATTTGACGAACCGGAAGCGAGCAGGACACGGACAGGGATGATGACGCGCGAACGATGCGTCAACAGCCATCTGGTCGTTAATGAGAATACGAGTGGACGCGATTCTCACAGACAAACATGGTATACATATACGTGGCGCACATTTCCTCGCGGTCGAAACGCGTCCGTGTCGAGGACACGACGGTTTAACCCTGGGCACAATCTGACGACCTGCATTAATCGGTGTCGTCAATCAGAGGAAGCTACAACCACCGACCGATCGGTGGAATGCGATTAATCTCGATCAGTTCGTCCACCGTGAACGAACGGAATCGACGGTTTAGGGAAACGTTGAATTGAGTTGCTATCAGAAGTAGCTTCGAGTGTAAATCGTTCACCCATGGTGTAAACTCTAACTATCGGAGAAGTTATTGGAAAATAGACTATT comes from Osmia bicornis bicornis chromosome 4, iOsmBic2.1, whole genome shotgun sequence and encodes:
- the LOC114874766 gene encoding UDP-glucosyltransferase 2-like, whose product is MKLNVAVVLCVVCAVCVLEETRGARILAVVPTPSYSHQIPYRKLWTELHKRGHDVVLVTANPIANMTTKNFTQIDISSSYKDLQALNFLKLRFEGVSWITFAESYLFDLSYTFAESVLNNTEVRRLCAPGSKEKFDVVLTELLYMHSVPALAYRFDAPLIGLSSLGLVAIQEHDLGGFILPSHEYTWEMEANTGPNLSFWRRLWNYVSLWRITYSMYRDIPRHQEMAEHYLGMRLPPLTDITRNASLLFVNQADALTPARPKLPNMITFTSFHVNENPAPLPKDLQRFLAEAKEGFIYFSLGSNARSADIPMAVQQVFFDVFAKLPYKVVWKYENDLPVKLDNVYASKWLPQQSILAHPNIKLFIYQGGLQSTEEAVNFAVPLLGFPILADQDYQVARIDTLRVGKRMEILTVTREELDGAIREIITNKEYKERMIHLRDLIRDNPYDLIDNLVWWTEYVIRHKGAPHLRSTLAGQPWYQRYDIDVVMFLTIVVFVIASKLVNIVATLAVHLYKRFLSSAVQKQKKS